Below is a genomic region from Gemmatimonadales bacterium.
CCGCGAGCCGGGCACGTCGAGCGTGAACATCGGCATGCCGTACATCCGCTCCCAGATCTCGCCCCACTTCACGTAGGTGTTGCACGCGTTGGTGCACACGGCCAGCGCCGGCTTGGGGATGGTCCCCATGGGATGCGCGCCGCCGCGGAGCTGCACGGCGACGTCGGCCTTCACGTAGCCGCAGATGTCGGTCGAGTAGCCCTGGTTCTCCGCCTCGTTCAGGTACTCGTGCGCCACGCGGCGGACCGCGGTCTGCAGCGAGTTGATCTCCGGGAACACGATCGGGAAGTCGAACACCCGCAGCAGCTCGCAGAGGCTCCCCATCACGAACACGTAGGCCGCCCCGCGGCCCTCGGCCGCCGCCCGCCCCAGCCCCTGGAACCATTCCCGGAACAGCCGGGCGCCGGCCTCGTTGCCGCGCCCGACGATCCCGGTCTCCTGTCGCGTGCCGTCCATGGTCCGCCTCAGTCGAAGAGGAGGTTCTCGACGAACGTCTCCAGCTGGATCTCCAGGCCGTCGAAGCTCGTCATGTTCTCCTCGAATTCGCTCACGAAGTACGGTATGCCGCGCTGGTCCAACGCCCGGGTGTACACCACCAGCTCCTCGAGGCCCGGCTCGCACATCTTCGCGGCCATGAGGATGGCCGCCTGCGCGCCGGAGCGCTCGAGGCGCTCGAGCAACATCCGATCCTTCGGCTTGCGAAGGTCGTGCTGCACCGGGCTGTGCGCCGACCGCTCGATGTACGACTCGGCCAGCGCGAGGAGCGGGTCGCCGCCGTCGGGCACGTCCTCCGTCAGCCAGCGCAGGCCGATCAGCAGGTCGTCGTCCACCACGTAGCACGACCGGGCGATGGCGCGGATGAGGTCCAGCGGCGGCTGCTCGCAGAAGCCGCCCTCGAGGACGACGCGGATCTTGTCCCGGCGCGGCGCGGCGCGGGCCTCGAGCAGGGGCAGCACCGCGCGGAGCAGGTCGTTGTGCTCCTCGCGCTGGACGAGGCCGGCGATCGCCGTGAGCACGTACGCCTCGTCGGCCGAGACCAGCCACGGCCGGTCGCGCTTGAGCGCGTACAGCGCGCGCAGCAGCGCGCGGTTCTCGTTGAAGATGCGGATCGAGCGGCGGAGGTCGTCGTCGCCGATCGGCCGGCCGGCGATCCCGGCGATCACGGTCCGCACCCGGTCGTACTCGTCGCGCAGGTACCGCGTCGCGAACGCCGAGTTGGGGTTCTGCGGCAGATAGAGGATCCGGCACGGGTAGGGGAAGTTCCGGCCCCAGACGCCGGCCAGGTTGCGCGCCGCGTCGCAGATCGGGTGGGTGACGAACAGGTCGAGCTCGACCCGCCCGCTCAGGGCCAGCTCGAGCGAGGTCTTGAGGATCGAGCAGAGGTAGGAGCCGAAGTGCGACTCGGCCAGCGTGGTCTCGACCGGCGCGCCGCGGACCTTGAACGGGAGCAACCCGGCCGCGTGCGCGATCTCCTCGGGGAAATAGACCTGGAAGTGGCCGACCACCTTGCCGCCGGACTCCCGCCAGCGGCGCACCGTGGGGAAGTCGGTGTCGTCGAACAGCTCGCGGCAATGGTAGAGGACCTCCTCCAGCCCGCAGCCCCGCCACTCCGGGAAGAGCGGTGTCGTCAGGCGCTCCCTGGCCGGTGCGGTCACGCGTGGCTCCATGCCGGCCGCCGCCGTTCGGTGAAGGCGCGCAGCCCTTCGAGCGCGTCGGCCGTCGCCATGACGCCCTCCAGGTACAGCCGGCCGGCGCGGCGCATGGCGTCCGGCCGGGGCAGGGTGCGACCGGACCGCAACGCCTCCTTGGCCAGGCGCAGCGCGGCCGCGCTGTGCCGCGCGATGCGCTCGGCGGTGCGCAGGGCCTCCGTTTCGACCTCCGCGTCCGGCGTGACGCGCCACACCAGGCCGGCCCGCTGAAGGTCGGCGGCGCCGAGGGAATCGCCGGTGAAGACCAGGTGGGCGGCGACCCCGGCGGGGACGAGCGCGGGGAGCAGCGCGCAGGCGGCCGGCGGGATCACGCCGAGCGTGATCTCGGGTTGCGCGAAGACCGCGCCTTCGCCGGCGACGATGAGGTCGGCGGCCTGCACCAGCTCGAACCCGCCGCCCAGGCACCGGCCGCGAACGGCGGCGATCACCGGCAGCGGGAACGCGTCGAGCGCCGCCACCGTGTCGAGGAACTCGGGGATGAGCTCGGCGTGGTGCGGCGGCAGGTGCTCGCCCACGTCGGCACCCGCGGAGAAGTGCTTGCCCGCGGCGGTCAGCAGGAGCGCTCTCAGCGAGCGGTCGGCCGCGAGGCGGCGGAGCTCCTCGCGGAGGCACGCGAGCACGTCGCGGGTGAGGATGTTGACCGGCGGATGGTCGAGCACCAGGCGCGCGACGCCGTCCGCCACGCTCGCGGTGACGCCGACGCCGCTCACGGGCCGTCCACCCCGAGCAGCTGCCCGCCGTCGATCGGCAGCACGGCGCCGGTGATGAAGCCCGCGTCGTCGCCGCACAGGAACCGGACGGCCGCCGCGATCTCCTCCGGCCGCCCGGGCCGTCGCATCGGCGTGCGCGCGATCGCGCGGGCGCGCCACTCGTCCGGGAGGGTGCGCGTCATCGCGGTGTCCACGAAGCCGGGGGCGACGACGTTGACGGTCACGCCGTCGCTGGAGAGCTCGCGCGCCAGCGTGCGCGCCAGCCCGACGAGGCCGGCCTTGGACGCGGCGTAGTTGGCCTGGCCGAACCGTCCCCGCAGGCCGTTGACCGAGCCGATGAAGACCAGCCTACCGGAACCGGAGCTGCGCAGCGCGGCGGAGGCGGCGCGGGCGGTGACGAACCCGCCCGTCAGGTTCACGGCGATCACCTCGGCCCAGTCGTCATCCGACATCTTCCAGCTCACATGGTCCCGCACGATGCCCGCGGCGCAGACGACCCAGTCGATCCCCTGCCGCTCGCCCACGACCTGTTGCACCGCGCGGCCGATGCTCGCGGCGTCCCGGACGTCCGCCTCGACGGCGAGGCTGGCGTCGCCGGGGCCGTCCGGAAAGGCGAGGTCGAGCGCGGCGACCCACGCGTCCGGCGCCAGCGCGCTCACCACCGCGCGGCCGATGCCGCGCCCTCCGCCGGTTACGAGAGCGGTGCGCCGCATGCGCCACAGAACCGGTGGGACGCCGGCAGACTGGTCGCGCCGCACGCGGCGCACGCCGTGACGGGGGCACCCCACGGCGCCTCCGATGACCCGCCCTCCGCCGCGCGCTGGCGCAGCAGCGCGTACCGCGCGGGCCGCTTCTCCACGAACGCTTGCATTCCTTCGACCGGCTCCCAGCAGGCGTAGTGCAGCGACAGCCAGTCCTGCGCGTGCCGCACCGTGGCGCTCCAGGCGAGGTCCTTCCAGAAGTTGGTCTGCTGCTTGGTGTAGCGGGTGCACTCCGGGAACGACGCCAGAAGCTTCCCCGCCAGCTCGTCCACGAACCCGTCGAGCCGCGAGAGGTCGATGGAGTAGCCGTCCTCGCGGCGTTGCGCCTTCTCGATCTGCTCGGCGGTCGCGGCATCGATCCACTCCTCCCCGCGCCGGACCGACGGCACGACCCAGTTCACCAGGCCCCACTCCGCCGCCTTGGGGGCGGGGATGGGCTCGTTGAGGAACAGGATCTCTCGCGCCCGTTTGTCGCCGACCACCAGCGGCAGCCACTGCGTCGCGCCACCGCACGCGACCGAGCCGACGTGCGTCCCGACCTGTTTGATGTAAGCGTGCTGAGCCATCACCGAGAGGTCGCAGGCGAGCTGGCTCTCGTTCCCGCCGCCCACCGCCATGCCGTTGATACGCGCCACGACCGGCTTGCCGGTATTGAGGATGCTCTCGATGTAGGCCCGGAACAGCGCCATGTACTTCCAGTAGTCGCGCGGCGCCCCCACGTAGCTCGCGGCGTACTCCTTCACGTCGCCGCCAGTGCAGAAGGCGCGGTCGCCGGCGCCGGTGAAGACGATGACGCCGACGGCGTCGTCGAAGGCGGCGTCGCGGAAGGCGGCCGCCAGCTCCCCCAGCGCCGAGGTCGAGTAGGCGTTGTAGTGCCGCGGGCGGTTGATGGTGATGCGCGCCACGCCGTCATGCTTCTCGTACAGCGTCTCGCGGAAGGCGAAGGCGTCGGCGGGCCGGGAGGGGAAGGCGCGTGCGGTCATGGGTCAGTCACCGGTGAGGCCGGCCACCAGGTGGTCGGCGAATTGGGTGCCCAGCTCAGGGGCCTGGATGTCGCCCTCCGGACGGTACCAGCGCGCGATCCAGTTGATGGCGCCCAGTATCGCGAAGGTCGCGATCTTCGGGTCCGCCGCCCGGAACTCCCCGCCGCGCATCCCTTCCTCGACGATCGAGCGCACCCCGCGCTCGTACCGGTCGCGGGCGGCCACGACCTCGGCGTGGTGGGGCGTGGAGAGCTCCGTCACCTCGATGGCGAGCGGCGAGCCCTCGAGCGTGTCCGTCATCACCCGGACGTGCTCGCGCACGATGTGCCGGAGGCGGTCCCGGGCCCCGTCGAACTCGGCCCGCGCCTCGCGCAGGATGCGCTTCAGCTCCGCCAGCGCCTCGAGGTGGCAGGCGTAGAGGATCGCTTCCTTGTCCGGGAAGTAGTGGTAGAGGGCGGTGCGGCGAACCCCCAGCTCCTCGGCGATGTCGTCGAGGGTGGTGGCGTGGTAGCCCTTGCGCCGGAAGGCGCGGAGCGCCGAGTGCAGGATGTGGGTGCGCCGCCGCTCGCGTTTCTTGAGGATGTGCGGGGACGCGGTGGGGCGGGCGCGCAGCTGGGGCATGCCGAACTCCGAGTGGCGCGGTCGGAATTGAACTCTCAGTAAATATTCTACTCAGTCGTCAAGTTTTGTCAATGCCGCGGCTGCGCCACGGGGGCCTTGGCCACACCCGATGACCCGCGGTACCATTGGAGCCATGATCCATCCTGACTCCGGGCGCCCCGCGCTTCTCATCGCGGCGGCAGCCCTGTCGTGCGCCTTCGCCGACCGCGCTACCGATCCGCCGCTGACCTCGCTTCGCGAGATCCCATCGCCGGCAATGCCCGGCAGCGCTGAGGCCAATCTGGCGGTAGGCCCATCCGGCCGGGTGTACCTGAGCTGGATCGACGTGCTTCCGGACAGCAGCCACGCCCTGCGGTTCTCCGTGCTTGGCGGTTCCAGTTGGAGCACGCCGCGTACCATCGCGAGCGGCAGGGGCTGGTTCGTCAACTGGGCGGACTTCCCGTCGCTCCTCGCGCTCGATGACCGCACCCTGGCCGCCCACTGGCTGGTAAAGCGCGGGCGCGGGTGGGAGGACTACGACGTCCATATCGCGCGATCGCGTGACGGAGGTGCGACCTGGGGTGCGCCCGTCATCCCGCACCGTGACGGAACCGAGAGCGAGCACGGTTTCGTCTCGATGTGGGCCGGTTCGCGCGGCACGGTCGGGGTGATCTGGCTGGACGGCCGGAAGTACGCGGCCGCCGCGGCCGCGCGCGCCCGCGGCGACAGCACGCTGGTCCGCGAGATGACGCTACGGGCCGCGACGATCGGCGCGGACGGCGCGCTCTCCGGCGACGTAGAGCTGGATGGCCGCGCCTGCGACTGCTGCCAGACCGCCGCGGCTGTGACCGCCGACGGCCCGGTGGTGGTGTACCGCGACCGCTCCCAACATGAGATCCGCGACATCTATGTGGTGCGGCTGGTGAACGGCTCCTGGACCGCGCCGCAGCCGGTTGCGGAGGACGGCTGGGAGATCAATGCGTGCCCGGTGAACGGCCCTGCCGTCGCGGCCGCGGGTCGGCGGGCCGCGGTGGCGTGGTTCACCGCCGCTCGGCAGACCAAGCGCGTCAGGCTGGCCTTTTCGACCGACGCCGGCGCGACCTTCGGCAGTCCGATAGAAGTTGACGATGGCCGGCCGGTGGGTCGCGTGGGCATCGTGATGCTCGACGACGGTGCGGCGATCGTGAGCTGGCTCGAGGAAGTCGGGCGGGGCGCGGAGGTGCGGGTGCGCCGGATCGAGCCCGACGGCTCGCGCGGCCCCAGCATGACGGTCGCCTCCACGAGCGCGGCCCGGCCGAGCGGCTTCCCGCGCATGGCGCGCGCGGGCGATCGGGTGGTGTTCGCGTGGCGAGACCCGGAAGGTCGTGGCGTGGCGCAGGTCCACACCGCCACCGCGCGGCTGCCCGGCCCGAGCCGGTAGGACTTCGCCGATGGCCGATCCGGATCCCAAGGCCCTCGCGAAGGGCGTGGCGGCGCGTGAGCACCATGTCGCGATCACGAAGACAGCGCGCTACGCCACGCTCGGGTCCCCTGGTCCCCGCACCACGCAGGTGTGGTTCGTCCTCCACGGTTTCGGGCAGCTCGCCCGCTACTTCATCCGCAACTTCGCTCCGCTCGACGACGGCCGCAGGCTCATAGTCGCGCCCGAGGCGCTCTCGCGCTTCTACGTCGGCGAGGTGAACGGCTCCACGAGCGCCCAGGCCCGGGTGGGCGCGACGTGGATGACGCGAGAAGACCGGCTCGTCGAGATCGAAGACTACGTGCGGTACCTGGATGTTCTCCATGCGCAGGTGTTGGGGACGGTGGAAGCCGGGGCGGTTGAAATTTCGAGTGTCCAGGTCGTCGTGATGGGCTTCTCTCAAGGGGTGGCGACCGCGGCGCGGTGGGCGCACCGTGGGAGCGCGAGGCTCGACCGGCTGGTCCTTTGGGCCGGGACGCTCCCGCCCGAGATCGAGAGCGACGCCGACTTCGCGCCGTTCCGCGCGCTCGATCTCGCCATCGTCCTTGGCGGCCGCGACCCCTTCGCCGAGCCGGCGCACCTGGAGGAGTTGGAAGGGCGGCTCCGCGCGCACGACGTGCGGTATCGGCTGATACGGTTCGACGGCGGCCACGAGCTGAACGCGGACGTGCTGAAGGAGCTGGCGGGCTGAAACGGCTCGTGCCGGCGGCAGCTTCGATCCGAAGACCTTCTACGGGCGGAACGATCTCTGGTCGGCGGGCGTAGGAGTACGCGTGCGCACCGGTGGGGCGTTGCACCTCATGGGGTGTTACGGCGTCCTCGCGCAGGACGATTCGCCAGCATCCATGAACCACCGCCATT
It encodes:
- a CDS encoding 2-hydroxyacyl-CoA dehydratase, which produces MTAPARERLTTPLFPEWRGCGLEEVLYHCRELFDDTDFPTVRRWRESGGKVVGHFQVYFPEEIAHAAGLLPFKVRGAPVETTLAESHFGSYLCSILKTSLELALSGRVELDLFVTHPICDAARNLAGVWGRNFPYPCRILYLPQNPNSAFATRYLRDEYDRVRTVIAGIAGRPIGDDDLRRSIRIFNENRALLRALYALKRDRPWLVSADEAYVLTAIAGLVQREEHNDLLRAVLPLLEARAAPRRDKIRVVLEGGFCEQPPLDLIRAIARSCYVVDDDLLIGLRWLTEDVPDGGDPLLALAESYIERSAHSPVQHDLRKPKDRMLLERLERSGAQAAILMAAKMCEPGLEELVVYTRALDQRGIPYFVSEFEENMTSFDGLEIQLETFVENLLFD
- a CDS encoding enoyl-CoA hydratase-related protein, whose product is MSGVGVTASVADGVARLVLDHPPVNILTRDVLACLREELRRLAADRSLRALLLTAAGKHFSAGADVGEHLPPHHAELIPEFLDTVAALDAFPLPVIAAVRGRCLGGGFELVQAADLIVAGEGAVFAQPEITLGVIPPAACALLPALVPAGVAAHLVFTGDSLGAADLQRAGLVWRVTPDAEVETEALRTAERIARHSAAALRLAKEALRSGRTLPRPDAMRRAGRLYLEGVMATADALEGLRAFTERRRPAWSHA
- a CDS encoding SDR family oxidoreductase produces the protein MRRTALVTGGGRGIGRAVVSALAPDAWVAALDLAFPDGPGDASLAVEADVRDAASIGRAVQQVVGERQGIDWVVCAAGIVRDHVSWKMSDDDWAEVIAVNLTGGFVTARAASAALRSSGSGRLVFIGSVNGLRGRFGQANYAASKAGLVGLARTLARELSSDGVTVNVVAPGFVDTAMTRTLPDEWRARAIARTPMRRPGRPEEIAAAVRFLCGDDAGFITGAVLPIDGGQLLGVDGP
- a CDS encoding enoyl-CoA hydratase-related protein — encoded protein: MTARAFPSRPADAFAFRETLYEKHDGVARITINRPRHYNAYSTSALGELAAAFRDAAFDDAVGVIVFTGAGDRAFCTGGDVKEYAASYVGAPRDYWKYMALFRAYIESILNTGKPVVARINGMAVGGGNESQLACDLSVMAQHAYIKQVGTHVGSVACGGATQWLPLVVGDKRAREILFLNEPIPAPKAAEWGLVNWVVPSVRRGEEWIDAATAEQIEKAQRREDGYSIDLSRLDGFVDELAGKLLASFPECTRYTKQQTNFWKDLAWSATVRHAQDWLSLHYACWEPVEGMQAFVEKRPARYALLRQRAAEGGSSEAPWGAPVTACAACGATSLPASHRFCGACGAPLS
- a CDS encoding TetR/AcrR family transcriptional regulator, with protein sequence MPQLRARPTASPHILKKRERRRTHILHSALRAFRRKGYHATTLDDIAEELGVRRTALYHYFPDKEAILYACHLEALAELKRILREARAEFDGARDRLRHIVREHVRVMTDTLEGSPLAIEVTELSTPHHAEVVAARDRYERGVRSIVEEGMRGGEFRAADPKIATFAILGAINWIARWYRPEGDIQAPELGTQFADHLVAGLTGD
- a CDS encoding sialidase family protein codes for the protein MIHPDSGRPALLIAAAALSCAFADRATDPPLTSLREIPSPAMPGSAEANLAVGPSGRVYLSWIDVLPDSSHALRFSVLGGSSWSTPRTIASGRGWFVNWADFPSLLALDDRTLAAHWLVKRGRGWEDYDVHIARSRDGGATWGAPVIPHRDGTESEHGFVSMWAGSRGTVGVIWLDGRKYAAAAAARARGDSTLVREMTLRAATIGADGALSGDVELDGRACDCCQTAAAVTADGPVVVYRDRSQHEIRDIYVVRLVNGSWTAPQPVAEDGWEINACPVNGPAVAAAGRRAAVAWFTAARQTKRVRLAFSTDAGATFGSPIEVDDGRPVGRVGIVMLDDGAAIVSWLEEVGRGAEVRVRRIEPDGSRGPSMTVASTSAARPSGFPRMARAGDRVVFAWRDPEGRGVAQVHTATARLPGPSR
- a CDS encoding dienelactone hydrolase family protein; its protein translation is MADPDPKALAKGVAAREHHVAITKTARYATLGSPGPRTTQVWFVLHGFGQLARYFIRNFAPLDDGRRLIVAPEALSRFYVGEVNGSTSAQARVGATWMTREDRLVEIEDYVRYLDVLHAQVLGTVEAGAVEISSVQVVVMGFSQGVATAARWAHRGSARLDRLVLWAGTLPPEIESDADFAPFRALDLAIVLGGRDPFAEPAHLEELEGRLRAHDVRYRLIRFDGGHELNADVLKELAG